The genomic stretch atagcgaactttgagagtatagggaactgcccagcaactgactcccagtatagaagcggattaagagacagccaatcctcctcagctaacgctggttgccgcttccatatctcatactcatcctcagcaaggcttgcctctaactgccgtgtgctttgctcaattgacgactgtagaaaagctgatcgcgacgttgaaatccctagccggggcttcttacgcggcggcgttacagtgtgagctgaagtggctgcagagtccttccgcccctgccacatgcgcaggaatgcccggtggttattgtcaagccagccgtcgcgatagtggacaccgtcacgggcagtgacatgggtgtcaggcaccttccagagcgctgagaggtggtgtttgtagtgcgggtgtagtattgtagcagtgtagtagacaggcgcgttatcgaattttgcgtagtactcagcaagcttacaatgcgcaaggttaacgtttgtaataagatgatcttcaggcgcatctagatcttcgtaatttacatccttaaggcggtctttgagagcctcaagctggtcaagaagccactcaaacgttactagaacttcccatatagcgccgtgtcggccgtgtcggccgcgaccttcaagtagccgtgtagcttcggcaaatggctcaaggagtcgaatgtattctgttattgtcgcccagtccttgccgcttagacccccttcgcgtatatataaccgtggctgggcagcagggagctgctcacgattcttccggcgtcgtgaggttgctgttgcagcactatgctcctcaagtttacactcaatatagccatcgatagggccgtgtagctcagctgcacggacaaacgtgttgaaatagctattccagcgtgtcttaacaggcttcacaagctgccggatgtggggtgtaacacctagagactctgcctcctcgcactgtaggcgctctagtagttgtcgagtttgaggcgtacagatagacgcaatcacgtcaaagaggacgccaacaggaccgtatttgcgccactcatccatgtacttctcctcttcctcaaggtgtgcggcttcattctcgtacgcgctacggtctttgccccaaattactaattgtgcgcttaggttgagtatatggcagcagcaccgcagccgccgctcgcttgcgataaagccaaactcctctgctaaggactcaactgcagtatcattgttacttgcgttgtcaagcacaaagtacccaaccctcgcgttgtcaacgccaaatagccgaagtattgttgttgctgcagcggcaatattattgccagtgtgcgccccgtgtagctcaggcaacccaagcaggtggtcaactagcttgccctcgctgt from Pyrenophora tritici-repentis strain M4 chromosome 1, whole genome shotgun sequence encodes the following:
- a CDS encoding Dimer-Tnp-hAT domain containing protein; translated protein: MSTPSNSGLRRLVECDKRNSPLPSLSNAPTVGDTASEAQADEPLARVPYLERRQVERNSRGGPKSWIYRHGWAVWHRKYKKNYWLCRYCHQRRKQEACYEADSTTNAGRHLSSNKPGHSHGPNGPVPIASREGNIMGALAKSQVHIMRSKGIEVSQEVANEMAASFSTSRFQDALKDWVVADNQSLRVIETPQFRAMIAAVSPLAEALLWRSHQTLHDHIITEYNTYIPAVANYLREARSLIHVSFDNWTSTGGQYAFTGLCVHYLNSEGKLVDHLLGLPELHGAHTGNNIAAAATTILRLFGVDNARVGYFVLDNASNNDTAVESLAEEFGFIASERRLRCCCHILNLSAQLVIWGKDRSAYENEAAHLEEEEKYMDEWRKYGPVGVLFDVIASICTPQTRQLLERLQCEEAESLGVTPHIRQLVKPVKTRWNSYFNTFVRAAELHGPIDGYIECKLEEHSAATATSRRRKNREQLPAAQPRLYIREGGLSGKDWATITEYIRLLEPFAEATRLLEGRGRHGRHGAIWEVLVTFEWLLDQLEALKDRLKDVNYEDLDAPEDHLITNVNLAHCKLAEYYAKFDNAPVYYTATILHPHYKHHLSALWKVPDTHVTARDGVHYRDGWLDNNHRAFLRMWQGRKDSAATSAHTVTPPRKKPRLGISTSRSAFLQSSIEQSTRQLEASLAEDEYEIWKRQPALAEEDWLSLNPLLYWESVAGQFPILSKFAIDVLTIPAAAADCERTFSELGDMLGTRRLHMKPELISALQSLKSWKRLGIQPTTTSASGLARTLSEEEISKVQEHLSQFDVR